A genomic segment from Pollutimonas thiosulfatoxidans encodes:
- a CDS encoding DUF5368 domain-containing protein, whose product MKDLDPVILISVFQEMLGAPLLWLLVVIIVVGSVAFISLLVIEKRIVATRMLRSQLVGIVGGIAALVLMVRVSSSGFTDAGGPADWFLIALIFGCGLIGTTILCYGLAGWLKRR is encoded by the coding sequence ATGAAAGATCTGGATCCTGTTATTCTGATTTCCGTCTTCCAGGAAATGTTGGGTGCTCCGCTGCTGTGGCTTCTGGTTGTCATCATCGTCGTTGGCTCTGTCGCATTCATTAGCTTGCTGGTTATCGAGAAGCGGATTGTCGCAACCCGGATGCTGCGTAGCCAGTTGGTGGGTATTGTGGGCGGCATAGCGGCACTGGTGTTGATGGTCCGGGTTTCGTCTTCCGGCTTCACAGACGCCGGTGGACCAGCCGATTGGTTCTTGATTGCACTGATCTTTGGATGTGGGTTAATAGGCACTACCATTCTGTGCTACGGCTTGGCAGGATGGCTAAAGAGGCGCTAG